DNA from Massilia antarctica:
GGATGGCGAAATCGGCGAAGGCGGTCATGGTGGCGACCACTTCGGCCAGGTCGGCGTGGCCATCGAGGTCGCGCGCGATCAGGCCGGCCACCAGCAGGTTGCGCAGGCGCCGCATGGCGCGGACCGGTATAAGGGCGGCGCCGTCCGGACCGCACTGGGCGGCCAGCGCCTGGGCCAGGTCGAGCTGGTCGAGGGCGCTGGCGCCCAGGGCGGCGACGGCGCCGGCGCGGCTGGCATCGGCCGCCAGCCAGCGTTGGTAAAAGCGCGACAGCGGTGTCAGGGAAGCTCGATTCATGGGTTGGGGTCGGGTCAGGGTGAGTGAAAGTCGGGTTCGGCCAGGCTTGTATAAGGTAGAATTGGGCGCGCCGCGACAGGCCCGCGTCGCGCTGCGGATCAGGACGATGGTAAGGGAGTGGGCGGCATTGACGCAAGCGCTACCTTATTGCACTACATTTACACGGCGGACCCTTTATCAGCTTATTGATGCATACACCGGAAGCACAGCCCCCCACCGAGCACCTGCCCATCGCAGAGCGCTGGCGACGGCTGCGGTCCGCCTATGGGGCGTGCAACCGCGCCACCCACCACCTGCTGGGCTTCACGGTCAAGCTGGCGCTGCTGGTGTATTTCATCTTCACCGTCGTGTTCCTGGTGCTGCGCTACCTGATTTTGCCCAACATTGACTATTACAAAGGCAATATCGAGGGCATCGCCAGCCGCGCGCTGGGCAGCCAGGTGAGCATTACCCGCATCTACGCTTCCTGGCACGGCTTGCGGCCGAATCTGTTTTTGGGCGACGTGATCGTGCGCGACCCGGGCGGGCGCCAGGTGCTGAGCCTGCCGAGCGTGTCGGCCACCCTGTCATGGTGGAGCGTGGCGACCCTGGAACCGCGCTTTTATTCCCTTGAAGTCATTCGTCCCGACCTCGATATCCGGCGCGACCCGGCCGGCCAGCTGTTCGTGGCCGGCATGCTGGTCAAGCGCAATGCCGAGGGCGATGGCAGCGGCGCCGACTGGGCCTTCAAGCAGCGCCAGATCGTGATCCGCGAAGGGCGGGTGCAGTGGACCGACCAGTTGCGCGGCGCCCCCGTGCTGGTGCTGGACAAGGTCGACGTGGTGCTCAAGAACCGCTGGCAGCACCACCGCTTCGGCTTGCGCGCCACCCCCCCGGCCAGCCTGGCCGGGCCGCTCGACGTGCGCGCCGACTTCGCCCATCCGCGCTTTGCCGCGCGCATGGCCGACGTGCGCCAGTGGAAGGGCGAGCTGTATGCCGACCTGCCCGATACCGACCTGTCCGCCTGGACTCCCTACCTCGATTATCCGCTCACCGTCAGCCGCGGCCAGGGATCGGTGCGCGCCTGGCTGAGCCTGGACCGGGCCAAGCTGGCCGGGTTTACCGCCGACGTCGCGCTGGCCGGCGTGTCGGCGCGCCTGGGGCACGATTTGCCGGCGCTGGAACTGGCGCGGGTGCGCGGCCGTCTGTCGGCGCGCGAAACCTTTGCCGCCGGCAGCAACCGCGGCGCCCCGGCCTTCGGCGCCCAGGGCCATGAAGTGGCGCTCAGCGGTTTTTCCCTGCTCACCGCCGACGGCCTGAGCCTGGCGCCGACGACCCTGTCCGAATCCTACGTTCCGGCGCGCGGCAAGACCCCCGAGCAAGTGAAAGTGAGCGCACGCCAACTCGACCTGGAAGCCCTGGCGCGGCTGGCCGCCCAATTGCCGCTCACGCCGGCGCAGCGCCAGTTGCTCGCCGAGGCCGGCTTGCGCGGGCGGGTGAGCGATTTTTCGGCCCAGTGGCAGGGCAGGTTCCCGGACATTGCCAGCTACCGCGTGCGCGGCAAGCTCGATGGGCTGAGCATGCACGCCCAGCCTGCCCGGCTGGCCGTGGCCGGCAGCGCCGCCACGCCGGCGCGCGCGCCGCTGCCGCCGCTGCCGGGCATCGAGAACCTGTCGGGCACCATCGACGCGAGCGAGCAGGGCGGTTCGATCTCCCTCGATTCGCAGCAACTGGTGCTGCAATTGCCGGCCTGGTTCGCCGATCCGGCCATGCCCTTCGATGCATTCAAGGCGCGTGCCAGCTGGACTTTTTCGGCCGGCAATAAATTGCTGGTGGAACTGGACAGCCTGAATTTCGTCCAGGGCGCGCTGAACGGCTCGCTGTCGGGCACGCACCAGATGACCCTGGGGTCGCAGCCGGGCAAAGCGCCCGATATCGTCGACCTCAACGGCACGCTCAGCGGATTTTCCCTGAACACGATCGGGCGCTACCTGCCCCTGAAAACCCCGGAACACTTGCGCGCCTGGCTGACAGGCGCGCTAGAAGATGGCGTGGCCCAGGACGCCACCTTCCGCCTGCGCGGCGACCTCGCCCACTTTCCGTTCCGCAGCAATACGCCAAGCGAGCGCAAGGGCGAATTCCGGGTTGGCGGGCGCCTGGAAAATGCGCGCCTGAACTATGCGCCCGGCCATTTCGCTCCTGACGGGGTGGCGCCGGTCTGGCCCCAGGCCGAGCAGATCAACGGCACTTTCCTGTTCGAGCGCGCACGCATGGAAATCAAGGGCGACACGGGGAGCACCCGGGGCGTGGCCTTGAGCGCCGTGAAGGCGGTGATCGCCGACCTGGCCGATCCGGAAAAAGTGCTGGAAATCGATGGCAACGCCGCCGCGACTATGCAGGATTTCCTCGGCTATGTGGAAGCGAGCCCGGTGCTGAACTGGATCGGCCGCTTTACCGAACACACGCGCGCCAGCGGCAACGCCAAACTGGCCCTCAAGCTGCAGCTGCCGTTGAACCACCTGATCGAGTCCAAGGTGCAGGGCAGCTTGCAACTGATGGGCAACGACGTGGTGCTGTTCGACCCGCTGCCGCCGCTGCAGGCGGCCATCGGCAAGCTGGAATTTAACGAACGCGGCATCAACCTGAACGGGGTCGGCGCCAGCTTCCTGGGCGGGCCGCTGGCGCTGACCGGCGGCAGCGGGCGCGACAATGCCATCGTGATCAAGCTGAGCGGCATGGCCACGGCCGACGGCATCCGCAAGACCTATCCTTCGGCCGCCATGCAGCACGTGCTGGGGCTGCTTTCCGGTGGCGCGCACTATACCGGCTCGGTGGTGGTCAGGGATCACCAGGCCCTGGTGACGGTCGATTCCTCGCTGGCCGGCATGGGCGTGGACTTGCCGGCGCCCCTGAACAAGGCGGCCGCCGACACCCTGCCGCTGCACTTCACCCTGAGCGGCCTGCCCAGCGCCGACCCGAATCTGGCGCGCGATGAAATCCGGGTGGCGCTGGGTGCCAACATGGGCGCGCGCTACCAGCGCATCAAGCAGGGCAAGGGGCCGTGGCGGGTCGAGAGCGGCGGCATCGGCGTGAATGTGCCGGCCCCGGCCCCGGACAGCGGCATGATGGTCAATGTCGACATGAAGTCGCTCAACGTCGACCAGTGGATCGCGATCGGCGCCTCGGTGGCGCACGCCGTGCCCGAGCCGGCGGCCGCCGGCGCCGCCGTCGATGGCGGCATGGACCTGGCGCAGTACGTGGTGGCCGATGTGCTGGCCGCGCGCGCGGGCGAACTGATCGTCAGCGAGCGCAAGCTCGACAATGTGGTGGTGGGCGCCTCGCACGTGAAGGATACCTGGCAGGCGAATATCGATGCGCGCCAGGTGGCCGGCCACATCACCTGGGCCGAGGGGTCGGGCGGCCAGGGCCTGGGCAAGGTGACGGCGCGCCTGGCTTCCCTGATCATCCCCGAATCGGACGCGGCCGGGGTCAAGGACTTGCTCGAAAGCGGCAAGAGCGCGGCGGCCACCATTCCCGCGCTCGATATCGTGGCCGAGCATTTCGAATTGTTCAACAAGAAACTCGGGCGGCTGGAATTGCTCGCCAGCAATGCCCAGCTTGCCAACGGACGCGAGTGGCAAATCAATCGCTTGCTGCTGGCCAATCCGGACGGCGTGCTGCGCAGTACCGGCAAGTGGGTGACGGGGGAAGGGCAGAGCAATACCAGCCTCAATTTCACCCTGGACATCGAGGATGCCGGCAAATTGCTCGACCGCTTCGGTTTCCCGGAAACCTTGCGCCGCGGTAAGGGCAAGCTGGCCGGCGATATCGCCTGGAATGGCTTGCCGTATTCGCTGGACATTCCCAGCCTGTCGGGCAAGATTGACATGAACGTGGCGGCCGGCCAATTCCTCAAGCAAGACCCGGGCGCGGCCAAGCTGCTGGGCGTGCTGAGCCTGCAAATGCTGCCGCGCCTGCTCAAGCTCGATTTCCACGATGTGTTTTCGGAAGGGCTGGCCTTCGACGGCATCAGCGCCAATGCCAGCATCACGCGCGGCGTGCTGCGCACCGACAACCTCAAGATGCATGGCGTGGCCGCCACCGTGCTCATGGCCGGCACCGCCGACATTGCCAACGAGTCGGCCAATCTGCATGTGGTGGTGATTCCGGAATTTAACCTGGGCACCGGCCCGCTGGTGTACGCGCTGGCGGTCAACCCGGTGGTCGGGCTCGGCAGTTTCCTTGCGCAACTGTTCCTGCGCGCGCCAGTGATGCGCGCGCTGACCTATGAAATGCAGATCACCGGCCCGTGGAAGGCGCCCGTGATCACCAAGCTGGGCACGCCCAAGGGGCCGCCGCCGCTGTTGATGCCAGAAGGCAACGCAGCGACCGGGATCAAATAAAGCGCAGCAACACCGACCGGAGAGAACGACATGACGACCGTGGCCGCAGTACAAATGATCAGCACCCCCGATGTGTCCGAGAACATCGCCAGCGCACGCCGCCTGGTGGGCGAGGCGGCGGCGCGCGGCGCCACCCTGGTGACCTTGCCGGAATACTGGCCCATCATGGGCATGAGCGACAGCGACAAGGTAGCCCATGCCGAGGCGCCCGGCCAGGGGCCGATCCAGGACTGCATGGCGCAGGCGGCGCGCGAGCATGGCATCTGGCTGATCGGCGGCACCTTGCCGCTGGTGTCGGCCGACGCCGGGCGCGTGATGAACACCACCCTGGTGTACGACCCCCAGGGCCGCCCGGTGCAGCGCTACGACAAGATCCACCTGTTCGGATTTACCCGCGGCGCGGAAAGCTATGACGAGGCGCGCACCATCGTGCCGGGCGAAGCCGTGGCGACCTTCGAGGCGCCGTTCGGGCGGGTCGGCTTGTCGGTCTGCTACGACCTGCGCTTTCCCGAGCTGTACCGGGCCATGGGCGAGTGCGCGCTGATGGTCGTCACCGCCGCGTTTACCCACACCACGGGTCTTGCGCACTGGGAAGTGCTGCTGCGCGCGCGCGCCATCGAAAACCAGTGCTATGTGCTGGCCTCGGCCCAGGGCGGCACCCATCGCAACGGGCGCCGCACCTTCGGCCACAGCATGCTGATCGACCCCTGGGGCGAGGTCAAGGCCGTGCTGGACGAGGGCGAAGGCATCGTCAGCGGCGCCCTCGACCCTGCCTTCCTGGCGGGGGTGCGCGAAAGCTTGCCTGCGCTCAAGCACCGCAAACTGTGAGCTACCGCAAGGGGCCGACTATGGCACAATGGCTGATCCACACTGAAAGACCCGCAAAATGACACCGTTCGAACCGAATCTCTCCTCCCTGGCTGTCGCGCGCGATGTGCTGCTCACGCCGTTTGGCCTCGATGAAGGCAAGCTGCTCTCCACCCTGGGCACGATGTTTACGCACAAGGTCGATTACGCCGACCTGTATTTCCAGTTCACCAAAAGCGAAGGCTGGAGCCTGGAAGAAGGCATCGTCAAGACCGGCAGTTTCTCGATCGACCAGGGTGTCGGCGTGCGCGCCGTGTCCGGCGACAAGACCGCTTTTTCCTACTCCGATGAAATTTCGGAACGGGCCCTGCTGGACGCGGCCGCGGCCACGCGCACCATTGCGCGCGCCGGCGCCGGCAAGATCAAGGTGGCGTCCTCGATGACCCCGGTGGGCGGACGCTCGCTCTACCTGCCCAACGATCCGCTCGCCTCGCTCGACGCGACGGCCAAGGTCAAGCTGCTCGAACGGGTGGAAAAAATGGCGCGCGCCAAGGACCCGCGGGTGGTGCAAGTGATGGCGGGCCTGGCCGGCGAATACGATGTGGTGCTGGTGGTGCGCAGCGATGGCGTGCTGGCGGCCGATATCCGCCCGCTGGTGCGGGTGTCGGTGACGGTCATCGTCGAGCAGAACGGGCGCCGCGAAATGGGCTCGTCCGGCGGCGGCGGACGCTACAACTACGGCTATTTCGACGATGTGGTGCTGGAGCGCTACGCGGACGAAGCGGTCAAGGCGGCCGTGGTCAACCTCGATGCGCGTCCGGCCCCGGCCGGACCGATGACCATCGTGCTCGGACCGGGCTGGCCCGGCGTGCTGCTGCACGAAGCGATCGGCCACGGGCTCGAAGGCGACTTCAACCGCAAGGGTTCGTCGGCGTTTTCGGGCCGCATCGGCGAGCGCGTGGCCGCCAAGGGCGTGACCGTGGTCGACGACGGCACCCTGGCCGACCGCCGCGGTTCGCTCAACATGGATGACGAAGGCAATCCGACCCAGTGCACCACCCTGATCGAAGATGGCATCCTCAAGGGCTACATCCAGGACACGATGAATGCGCGCCTGATGAAGATGCCGGTGACGGGCAATGCGCGGCGCGAATCGTTCGCCCACCTGCCGATGCCGCGCATGACCAATACCTACATGCTCGGCGGCGACAAGGACCCGGAAGAAATCCTGGCCTCGGTCAAGAACGGCTTGTACGCGGTCAATTTCGGCGGCGGCCAGGTCGATATCACCAACGGCAAGTTCGTGTTTTCGGCCAGCGAAGCCTACATGATCGAAAACGGCAAGGTCACCTATCCGGTCAAGGGCGCCACCCTGATCGGCAACGGTCCTGACGTGCTCAACCGCGTATCAATGATCGGCAACGACATGCGCCTCGATTCCGGCGTGGGCGTGTGCGGCAAGGAAGGCCAGAGCGTGCCGGTGGGCGTGGGCCAGCCGACCCTGCGCATCGAAGACGTGACGGTGGGCGGCACGGCCTGAATCGTCCCAAGCCGGCCGCTTCAACCGTCGTCGCCGGCACCGTTTCACCTTGGGGGCGCACCGCTGGTGCGCCCTTTGCGTTTTGCCGGCCGGCCTCCTGGGCGCACTCAGAATTTGTACGTGGCCCTCAGGTAAAACGTCCGTCCGAGCGGGTCCGTGTAGCGCGGATCGTAGCCTTGCTGGAAGGCGGTACTCTGGACCGTGAAGGGCGGGTCGTCGTTGAGCAGGTTCTTGACGCCGGCGGTCACGCTGACTTTCTGGTTCGCCGCATACGTGCCCGCCAGGCTCCAGGTCGAGTAATGTCCGACGCGGCCGGGCACGACCCCGTTTTCATCTGGCTGATCGTCGTAACCGGACAGGTAGCGGTTGGACAGGGTCATGGTGAACGGCCCACTGGCCCACCCTAGGCTGGCATTGTGACGCCAGCGAAATACCGGACTGGCATCGGCAAAGCGCCCCGCGTTGACGGTGAACGGCCCGTTGCGTTCGTTCTGGTAGTCGTAGCGGTCCACGTAAGTGCCATCGACCGCCAGGGTAAAGTTGCCCAAATTGCCGCGCGGTAGACGCCACAGCAAGCCCAGGTCGACGCCGCGGGTCTTGACCTCGCCCAGGTTCTGGGTGAGCGTCAGCACGTAGTCGAGCCGGGTGCGGGCGGCATTGTAGAAATACAGGTTCTGGTATTTCTGGTAGTTGCCGAAGACCGATTCCTCCGCCAGTGCGCTGATCTGGTCCTTGAGCCGGATATCCCAGTAATCGAGCGACAAGGTCAGCTCGGGCGTCGGTTCGAGCACGATCCCGGCGCTGTAGGTGCGCGAGCGTTCCGGCTTGACGTCCGGGTTGCCGCCCTGGCGCTGCTTTTGCTGCTGGTCGCAGGCGAGATTGGGATTGGCCCCGGGAACGGGCGTACCGCCCGGACACAGCACCGGATCGTTCCAGGGGTTGCCGGTGTTGGTGGTCGTCTGCGGCCCGTGCAAATCGTACAAGGTGGGGGCGCGGAAGCCCTTGTTGAAGGAGCCGCGCAGCAGTACCTGTTTGCTGGGCTGCCAGCGCAGCGCCACCTTGGGGTTGAAGCTGTGGCCGAAGTCGGTGTAATCGTCGTAGCGCGCGGCCAGATTGACTTCGAGGTCCTTGATGACCGGGATGTTGAGCTCGGTGAACACGGCGCCGATATTCCGGCTGCCGCTCTGGTCCTGGGCGTCGGCGTAGCCGGAACTGGACGCCTGGCTGGCCAGCGCCCGGTTGACCCGGTAGCCGGCTTCGTCGCGCCGGAATTCGCCGCCGATCGCGAAACCGAGCGGGCCGGCGGGCAGGGTGGTCAGCTCGCGGCTGGCCTTGACATCGATCGCGGCGCTCTTGATCCTGGCGCGCAGATATTCGCCCTTGAGCAGTGACTGGCTCAGAAAATCGTTGCCGGCTGGTGTCTGCTCGCCGAACGGGTTGAGCAAGCCATTGCCCACGCCCTCGATGATGCGCTCATCGATCACGTAGCCATTGGTAAAGGCGCTGCGGGCCCGGCCCACCGCATACGACAAACCGGCGCTGTAATCCCAGCCGCCGAGCGTGCCCTCGATGCTGGCCAGCAGGCGGTCCGACAGGCTCACGTCGAGGCCTTCGCGCTTGCCGGTCACCAGCGGCCGCCAGCTGACGTCGAGCGGCTCGCCGGCAAGGCCGGCCACGGCCGGGGTGATGCCGCGGCCCGGATAGAAGGGGCTGGTATTGCTCATGGTCAGGCCGATGCCGGCCAGCGGCGGCGGCGCCACGCGCGCTTCGTTGGTGCTGCGGCTGTGCAGGTATTCCAGGGTGGCGGTGTGATCGGCCCCGAGTTTTTTGCTGAAGCGGCCGAGGAAGGTTTCCTGCTTGGTCAGCGGAATCAAGTCGATGAACTGGGTCGAGTCGAAGCGGCAGTTCGGCGCGCCGCTCAGGTTGGGGATCGAGTAGGGCGGACGGCATCCGCTGGCAAAGCTGGGATTGCCCGAGATGCCTTCTTCGGAAAAAAAATTTGCGGGGAAGGTAGTGCCGCTGGTCTGGTACAGGCCGCGTTCGGGACGCACGCCGGTGCGCGCGAAGTCGCGGTCGGCGGCCATCAGCGGCGACTGGCGGTGCAGGTCGACGATGCCGAGCAGATTGTAACCGTCGGTGGCCAGGTCGCCCCAGCCGCCGATGACATTGATGCGCTGCTCGTCGCCGCCGCCGGAGCCGGTCGGTTCGTACGCTTCCACGCTCACTTCCATGCCGCGGTAGGAACGCTTGGTGACGAAGTTGATCACGCCGCCGATGGCGTCGCTGCCGTAGATGGCGGAGGCGCCGTCGCGCAGCACCTCGACCCGCTCGAGCGCGGCCACGGGAATGATGTTCAGGTCGACCGTATCGGCGAAGAACGGGTGGTTGGCCAGGCGCCGGCCATTGAGCAGCACCAGGGTCTTGTCACCGCCCAGGCCGCGCAGATTGGCGGTGGCGCGCCCGCCAGTGCCGGCGCCGACCGACTGGGATGAGCCGATGGAGGTCTGGTTCATGGGAATGGTGGCCAGCACTTCCTGTACGGTCGAGAGGCCCTGCTTGGCGAAGTCCTCGGCCCGCAGCGAGGTGATCGGCAGTGCGGTTTGCGCCTCCAGGCGTTGCCTGATCGAGGTGCCGACGATTTCGACTTTTTGCATCGGCTGGGAGGCGGCGGACGCCTGGGCCTGGGCCTGGGCTTGGGCTGGCAGGGCCAGCACACCGGCGCCGAGGAGGGCGCCGCCGGCACACAAACGGCGAACGGCGGCGGATAGAATTTTTTCAATCATGTCATGCTCCAGTTGATCCAGTTAACTCGGATAGCGCGCCCGCCGGCGGACCGGAAGGCGATGGAATGTCCCTGCCGAGTACGCCACATCGGGAAACTGATCCAGCTCAGGTATCCGGGCGGAAAAATGAAGCGATGTTTGATGCAGCGCAAGGCCCGACAAGGGGGCTTGGTGACCGAGTTTTGCACCCGGTGCGTTGATGCGACTGATCTGGATCAAACGTGACAGGCATCGGCGCGCCCATTGTGGGGAAGGCGCAACCGCTTGTCGGGTGGGGTCGTGACGGGCGCCGATAAAACAGCTTGCCAATTTGCAGGAATTGTTGTTATAGTCGTTGCACTACTTTTGGATTCTTGCCATGCACAACGTCGTTTTCTTTACCTGCTACTTTTACTTTAGCAATTCCAACCCAAAGGCGGTGGAGTAGCGGCAGGTTCACGTAGCAACGACGAGATCCAGCAACATCCAGAAAACCGCCAGCCATGGCGGTTTTTTTTTAGCCCGACCATTTGAATCACCCAGCCACGGAGAACACCATGCCACGCACCGACGATCTACGCATCCGCGAAATGAAGGAATTGACGCCGCCCTCCCACCTGATCCGCGAGTTCGCCTGCGGCGAGCGCGCCGAGCAGACCGCCAGCGCCTCGCGCGTGGCCCTGCACCGCATCCTGCACGGCCAGGACGACCGCCTGATGGTGGTGATCGGCCCGTGCTCGATCCACGACACCAAGGCGGCCATGGAATACGCGCGCCGCCTGGTCGGCGAGCGCGAGCGCTTCAAGGGCGAGCTGGAAATCATCATGCGCGTGTACTTCGAAAAGCCGCGCACCACGGTCGGCTGGAAGGGCTTGATCAACGATCCGTACATGGACAACAGTTTCCGCATCAACGATGGCTTGCGCATGGCGCGCGAACTGCTGCGCGACATCAACGAGCTGGGCTTGCCGGCCGGTACCGAGTACCTGGACGTGATCAGCCCGCAGTACATCGCCGACCTGATCAGCTGGGGCGCGATCGGCGCGCGCACCACCGAGTCGCAGGTGCACCGCGAACTGGCGTCCGGGCTGTCCTGTCCGGTGGGCTTCAAGAATGGGACCGACGGCAACATCAAGATCGCGGTCGAAGCGATCAAGGCGGCCTCGCAGCCGCACCATTTCCTGTCGGTGACCAAGGGCGGGCATTCGGCGATCGTCTCGACCAACGGCAACGAGGATTGCCACATCATCCTGCGCGGCGGCAAGACCCCCAACTATGACGCCGCCAGCGTGGAACTGGCTTGCCAGCAGATCGCGGCCCAGGGCCTGGCGGCGCGCCTGATGATCGACGCTTCGCATGCCAACAGTTCCAAGAAGCCGGAAAACCAGGTGCCGGTGTGCGCCGATATCGCGGCCCAGGTGGCCGGGGGCGACGAGCGCATCGTCGGCGTGATGGTGGAGTCGCATCTGGTGGCGGGGCGCCAGGATCTGGTGCCGGGCAAGGAACTGGTGTATGGCCAGTCGATCACCGATGGCTGCATCGATTGGGACAGCAGCGTGGCGGTGCTCGAAGGCCTGGCCGCGGCCGTGCGCCAGCGCCGCCTGCGCCAGGACCCATGACGCCTCGCTGACATGACGGGCGGGGCTGCGTCGGCACCCCGCTGTTGATGCGGCGGGCGATGCGGCGCGCTATGCGACGCGCTATGCGACGCGCCGCCGTGCGCGCGCGTATCGAACGGCGCCATGCCGGACAAGGCGCGCTTGAATCGGGCCGAATCGCCTTCCGCGACGAACGGGCGCGGCTGCGCATTGCATACGACGGCAATCAATTACCTTTATTCAATCACAATTTCCCCGCTTGCACGCAAAAAAATGCCGCGCGAACGTATGCACGGCACCAAGCCTGTTGTTTATATACATATTCCGTATTTACCATTGACATCAAATATTCCCATATGTTTCTATCTTGGGCTTGATTGGCAAAAAGGCATAGATGTCGAACGCCAATCGACAAGTCGCTTTAAGCGAAGTGAAGAAGTTCAGCCGACGGAGACAGCGCTATCAGGAACTCGGCTGGTTGTACCTTGCACCGGAAGGACTCCGCAATCCGAAGCCCGGCCACCGCAAGGTTCGCTACTTAAATTGATGCACCCTCCAAAAGATGGTGTTAATACTAATATTTTATAAATCAAGGGATTCACACATGATGACGGAAACCGTTTTATCGCGTTCACTGCGCCTGGTTTTTTCGGGCGGTATCGCCGTCGGCCTTGGCCTAGCAGCACTGCCTGCCGTGGCACAGACCGCTTCCCAGGACAATTCGATGCAGCGCGTCGAAATCACCGGCTCCTCGATCAAACGCGTCGCCGCTGAAACCGCAATGCCGATCACCATCCTGCGCCGCGAAGACATCGAGCGCACCGGCGCCACCTCGGCCCAAGACCTGGTCAACCTGATTCCCGGTAACTTCGGCGGCAACGTGGCGTCGAACAACGTCGGGGCCTCCGGCGTACCGTCGACCGCCAACCTGCGCGCCCTGGGCGCCCGTTACACCCTGGTGCTGCTGAATGGCCGCCGCGTGGCCAACTACGCAGTCGGCAACAACCCGGTCGACTTGAATTCGATTCCGCTGTCGGCCATCGAACGCATCGAAGTACTGCGCGACGGCGCTTCCGCCGTGTACGGCGCCGATGCGGTCGCTGGTGTGATCAACTTCATCCTCAAAAAAGACTACAAAGGGATGGAAGTATCGGCCTACAAGACCCACGTCGACCAAGGCGGCGGCAATACCACCAGCTTTAACCTGACCGGCGGCTTCGGCGACATCTCGACCGACCGCTTCAACGTGCTGTTCAGCGCCAACCACGAAGAAAACGATAAACTGCGCGCGTCCGACCGCAGCTTCTCGACCACCTCCGTGCGTCCCGACCTGGGCATCAACAAGTCCTCGCCGCGTAACGGCGTGCCCAACCTGAAGTTCACCGATTCGCTCGGCAACAGCTATGTCGGCGTGAATCCTTACCGCTACAACGGTTGCAAGAACGATGAATTCAGTCTGGTGGTCATCAGCGAAAAAGGCTGCGGCACCGACTATGTCAAGTACATCGACCTGGTGCCTGAAGCGAAGCACGACAACATCGTTACCCGTGCCGTGTTCAAGGTCAACGAAGGCATGGAACTGTTCGCCGAAGCGGCTTACACCAAGGACAAGATGATCGCGTCCGCCTCGCCGGCGCCTTACACCAATCAAATGAAGTATCCGATCAATGGCCGCTTCTATCCGAAGACGATCAAGCTGCCGAAGGGCCTCAAGCTGCCGGCGGGCTACAAAATGCCGAACGGCACTGTTACGACGGCAGAGAGCGTGCTTGCGGCCGACATGGACGTGACGCCGACAAGTGAGCTGGAGGGTACTTGGCGAACTGTCGCCGGTGGCGGCCGCAACGACCTGACCAAGACCGAGAACACCCGGATCGTGGTGGGTGCCAAGGGCACGATGGCGGGCTGGGATTACGAGACCGCACTGACCTACGGCAAGAACGAAGTCGAGATCCAGTTCGGTCCAGGCAAGTTCAGCTACGCTAAGCTGGAACCTCTGGTCAAAAAGGGTGAAATCAATGTATTCGGTACGCAAGATGCGGCCAGCCTGGCGGCTTTGCTGGGTTCGCAACTGAGCGGCTTTGAAAACGGTGG
Protein-coding regions in this window:
- a CDS encoding YhdP family protein, yielding MHTPEAQPPTEHLPIAERWRRLRSAYGACNRATHHLLGFTVKLALLVYFIFTVVFLVLRYLILPNIDYYKGNIEGIASRALGSQVSITRIYASWHGLRPNLFLGDVIVRDPGGRQVLSLPSVSATLSWWSVATLEPRFYSLEVIRPDLDIRRDPAGQLFVAGMLVKRNAEGDGSGADWAFKQRQIVIREGRVQWTDQLRGAPVLVLDKVDVVLKNRWQHHRFGLRATPPASLAGPLDVRADFAHPRFAARMADVRQWKGELYADLPDTDLSAWTPYLDYPLTVSRGQGSVRAWLSLDRAKLAGFTADVALAGVSARLGHDLPALELARVRGRLSARETFAAGSNRGAPAFGAQGHEVALSGFSLLTADGLSLAPTTLSESYVPARGKTPEQVKVSARQLDLEALARLAAQLPLTPAQRQLLAEAGLRGRVSDFSAQWQGRFPDIASYRVRGKLDGLSMHAQPARLAVAGSAATPARAPLPPLPGIENLSGTIDASEQGGSISLDSQQLVLQLPAWFADPAMPFDAFKARASWTFSAGNKLLVELDSLNFVQGALNGSLSGTHQMTLGSQPGKAPDIVDLNGTLSGFSLNTIGRYLPLKTPEHLRAWLTGALEDGVAQDATFRLRGDLAHFPFRSNTPSERKGEFRVGGRLENARLNYAPGHFAPDGVAPVWPQAEQINGTFLFERARMEIKGDTGSTRGVALSAVKAVIADLADPEKVLEIDGNAAATMQDFLGYVEASPVLNWIGRFTEHTRASGNAKLALKLQLPLNHLIESKVQGSLQLMGNDVVLFDPLPPLQAAIGKLEFNERGINLNGVGASFLGGPLALTGGSGRDNAIVIKLSGMATADGIRKTYPSAAMQHVLGLLSGGAHYTGSVVVRDHQALVTVDSSLAGMGVDLPAPLNKAAADTLPLHFTLSGLPSADPNLARDEIRVALGANMGARYQRIKQGKGPWRVESGGIGVNVPAPAPDSGMMVNVDMKSLNVDQWIAIGASVAHAVPEPAAAGAAVDGGMDLAQYVVADVLAARAGELIVSERKLDNVVVGASHVKDTWQANIDARQVAGHITWAEGSGGQGLGKVTARLASLIIPESDAAGVKDLLESGKSAAATIPALDIVAEHFELFNKKLGRLELLASNAQLANGREWQINRLLLANPDGVLRSTGKWVTGEGQSNTSLNFTLDIEDAGKLLDRFGFPETLRRGKGKLAGDIAWNGLPYSLDIPSLSGKIDMNVAAGQFLKQDPGAAKLLGVLSLQMLPRLLKLDFHDVFSEGLAFDGISANASITRGVLRTDNLKMHGVAATVLMAGTADIANESANLHVVVIPEFNLGTGPLVYALAVNPVVGLGSFLAQLFLRAPVMRALTYEMQITGPWKAPVITKLGTPKGPPPLLMPEGNAATGIK
- a CDS encoding carbon-nitrogen hydrolase family protein — encoded protein: MTTVAAVQMISTPDVSENIASARRLVGEAAARGATLVTLPEYWPIMGMSDSDKVAHAEAPGQGPIQDCMAQAAREHGIWLIGGTLPLVSADAGRVMNTTLVYDPQGRPVQRYDKIHLFGFTRGAESYDEARTIVPGEAVATFEAPFGRVGLSVCYDLRFPELYRAMGECALMVVTAAFTHTTGLAHWEVLLRARAIENQCYVLASAQGGTHRNGRRTFGHSMLIDPWGEVKAVLDEGEGIVSGALDPAFLAGVRESLPALKHRKL
- the tldD gene encoding metalloprotease TldD — its product is MTPFEPNLSSLAVARDVLLTPFGLDEGKLLSTLGTMFTHKVDYADLYFQFTKSEGWSLEEGIVKTGSFSIDQGVGVRAVSGDKTAFSYSDEISERALLDAAAATRTIARAGAGKIKVASSMTPVGGRSLYLPNDPLASLDATAKVKLLERVEKMARAKDPRVVQVMAGLAGEYDVVLVVRSDGVLAADIRPLVRVSVTVIVEQNGRREMGSSGGGGRYNYGYFDDVVLERYADEAVKAAVVNLDARPAPAGPMTIVLGPGWPGVLLHEAIGHGLEGDFNRKGSSAFSGRIGERVAAKGVTVVDDGTLADRRGSLNMDDEGNPTQCTTLIEDGILKGYIQDTMNARLMKMPVTGNARRESFAHLPMPRMTNTYMLGGDKDPEEILASVKNGLYAVNFGGGQVDITNGKFVFSASEAYMIENGKVTYPVKGATLIGNGPDVLNRVSMIGNDMRLDSGVGVCGKEGQSVPVGVGQPTLRIEDVTVGGTA